From the genome of Capricornis sumatraensis isolate serow.1 chromosome 17, serow.2, whole genome shotgun sequence, one region includes:
- the TMEM184C gene encoding transmembrane protein 184C, with the protein MRDEKTAQEHGSALPSTSSFFSFLLGADLCGNMPCTCTWRNWRQWIRPLAVVLYLLSIVVAVPLCVWELQKLEVGIHTKAWFIAGIFLLLTIPISLWVILQHLVHYTQPELQKPIIRILWMVPIYSLDSWIALKYPSIAIYVDTCRECYEAYVIYNFMGFLTNYLTNRYPNLVLIIEAKDQQKHFPPLCCCPPWTMGEVLLFRCKLGVLQYTVVRPFTTIIALVCELLGIYDEGNFSFSNAWTYLVIINNMSQLFAMYCLLLFYKVLKEELSPIQPVGKFLCVKLVVFVSFWQAVVIALLVKVGVISEKHTWEWQTVEAVATGLQDFIICIEMFLAAIAHHYTFSYKPYVQEAEEGSCFDSFLAMWDVSDIRDDISEQVRHVGRTVMGHPRKKFFPEDQDQNEHTSLLSSSSQDALSVASSVPPSPVGHYQGFGHTVTPQTTPTTANAPDDTGNDAAGAREEPSEKPVAS; encoded by the exons ATGCGAGACGAAAAAACAGCCCAAGAACACGGCTCCGCGTTACCATCTACTTCGAGCTTCTTTTCCTTCCTACTCGGAGCTGATTTATGCGGAAACATGCCTTGCACTTGTACTTGGAGGAACTGGAGACAGTGGATTCGACCTTTAGCGGTGGTTCTCTACCTGTTGTCCATAGTGGTTGCGGTTCCCCTCTGCGTGTGGGAGCTACAGAAACTGGAG GTTGGAATACACACCAAGGCTTGGTTTATTGCTGGGATCTTTTTGCTGTTGACTATACCTATCTCACTTTGGGTGATACTGCAACACTTAGTGCATTATACACAACCTGAACTACAGAAACCCATAATAAG GATTCTTTGGATGGTACCCATATACAGTTTGGATAGT TGGATAGCTTTGAAATATCCCAGCATTGCAATATATGTGGATACCTGCAGAGAATGTTATGAAGCTTATGTTATTTACAACTTCATGGGATTCCTTACCAATTATCTAACTAACCGCTATCCGAATCTGGTATTAATCATTGAAGCCAAAGATCAGCAGAAACATTTCCCTCCTTTGTGTTGCTGTCCACCATGGACTATGGGAGA AGTATTGCTGTTTAGATGCAAACTGGGTGTGTTACAATATACAGTTGTCAGACCGTTCACCACCATCATTGCTTT AGTCTGTGAGTTACTTGGTATATATGATGAAGGGAACTTTAGCTTTTCAAATGCTTGGACTTACTTGGTTATCATAAACAATATGTCTCAGTTG TTCGCCATGTACTGTCTCCTGCTCTTTTATAAAGTGCTGAAGGAAGAGCTGAGTCCAATCCAGCCTGTTGGCAAATTTCTTTGTGTAAAGCTGGtggtgtttgtttctttttg GCAAGCAGTAGTTATTGCTTTGTTGGTAAAAGTTGGCGTTATTTCTGAAAAGCATACATGGGAATGGCAAACGGTAgaagctgtggccacaggactccaG GACTTCATTATCTGTATTGAGATGTTCCTTGCTGCTATCGCTCATCACTACACTTTCTCATATAAACCGTATGTCCAAGAAGCAGAAGAGGGCTCATGCTTTGATTCCTTTCTTGCTATGTGGGACGTTTCAGACATTAGGGATGATATTTCTGAACAAGTAAGGCATGTTG GAAGGACAGTCATGGGACATCCTAGGAAAAAGTTTTTTCCTGAGGATCAAGATCAAAATGAACACACAAGCTTGTTATCCTCATCATCACAAGATGCACTCTCGGTTGCCTCTTCAGTGCCGCCCTCACCTGTGGGCCACTATCAAGGGTTTGGACACACTGTGACCCCCCAGACTACACCGACCACAGCTAACGCACCTGACGACACAGGGAACGATGCTGCAGGAGCGAGAGAAGAGCCGTCAGAGAAGCCCGTGGCCTCCTGA